From the Bacillota bacterium genome, the window CGCTGGAGTGAACCTGACCAAGGAAGAGATTGATCGGGAATTGGCCACGCGGCAGCAGGGCTATGGCCGGGGGGGCCGCATGCGGATTGAGAAGGATCAGGTGCAGATCCTTTCCGGTGTTCGCCACGGCAAGACCCTGGGGAGTCCCATTGCCCTTCTCATCGAAAACCGCGATTGGCCCAATTGGGCCCAGGAGATGTCCCCCGAGGATGTTACCCCTTCTACGCCCATCACGCGGCCCCGACCGGGACATGCGGATCTGGCCGGGGCGTTAAAATATGGGCACGGGGATGTGCGGAACGTACTGGAGCGAGCCAGCGCCCGGGAGACTGCCGCACGGGTGGCGGCGGGTGCTGTGGCTAAAGCTTTGCTCCGAAGCTTCCAGATCGAGATCCTCGCTTACGTTGTGGCCCTCGGACCTATCCAGATTCCCCCTCAAGATTTGGGCGATCTGTCAGCGGCGGCCCAGAAGGTGGCCGCATCACCTTTCCGGATCCTCGGGGACAAAGAAGAAGAGTTGGTGCGTCTGGTCAATGACGCCAAGGAAAGGGGCGACTCCCTGGGGGGCGTCTTTGAAGTGGTGGCCTGTAACGTGCCCGTGGGGCTGGGTTCCTACGTCCACTGGGATCGGAAGCTGGATGCTCGTTTGGCCCGGGCGTTGATGAGTATCCAAGGGATCAAAGGAGTGGAAGTGGGGGAGGGCTTTGCCCTGGCCGCGAAGTTTGGCTCCCAGGCCCATGATGAGCTCTATTACGTCGAGGGTCAGTACCAGCGTCGGACTAACCGGGCCGGGGGGATCGAAGGCGGGATGAGCAATGGTGAGCCCATCGTGCTGCGGGCGGCTATGAAGCCGATTCCCACATTGTACAAGCCCCTTTGGTCAGTTGATATGGTGACCAAAGAGCCGGTAGCGGCGGGGATTGAACGTTCAGATGTTTGCGCGGTGCCCGCGGCGAGCGTGGTGGGTGAAGCAGTGGTGGCCTTTGAGCTAGCTCAGGCCTTTTTGGAGAAGTTCGGCGGGGACAGTCTGGAAGAGATCCGGACCAATTACGAAAATTATCAAAAGGCGTTGCAGGCCCGATGAG encodes:
- the aroC gene encoding chorismate synthase; this translates as MRYLTAGESHGRALVTIIEGFPAGVNLTKEEIDRELATRQQGYGRGGRMRIEKDQVQILSGVRHGKTLGSPIALLIENRDWPNWAQEMSPEDVTPSTPITRPRPGHADLAGALKYGHGDVRNVLERASARETAARVAAGAVAKALLRSFQIEILAYVVALGPIQIPPQDLGDLSAAAQKVAASPFRILGDKEEELVRLVNDAKERGDSLGGVFEVVACNVPVGLGSYVHWDRKLDARLARALMSIQGIKGVEVGEGFALAAKFGSQAHDELYYVEGQYQRRTNRAGGIEGGMSNGEPIVLRAAMKPIPTLYKPLWSVDMVTKEPVAAGIERSDVCAVPAASVVGEAVVAFELAQAFLEKFGGDSLEEIRTNYENYQKALQAR